Genomic segment of Phoenix dactylifera cultivar Barhee BC4 unplaced genomic scaffold, palm_55x_up_171113_PBpolish2nd_filt_p 000813F, whole genome shotgun sequence:
agtggccagcggctctgcctctacccacttggtgaagtagtcgattgcaacaatcaaaaatttccgctgagttgaagcgacggggaatggtccgaggatatccatttcccactgggcgaagggccagggtgcagtgattggtgccaaggggacagaagggactctctggacgttggcgtggcgctggcaggcgtcgcatttccgtacatgatcctttgagtcctccaacaaggtaggccaataatagccttgcctcatgatcttgtgcgccaaggacctagcccccaagtgggatccgcaaacgccttcgtggacttcgccgaggacgtaggccgcttccgaggggcggaggcactttaagaggggggcggtgaacgaggtccgatatagCCTCCCTTCgttgagtacgtagtgggcggacttcataacaagtcgccgagcttgatcttcgtcttcagggaggatcccttcggcgaggtaggcgacaagcgggtccatccaagacggctccgggtcaatcgccatcaccgctccagcctcgccgatgctcggggcatccagggtctccaggtagatcgcccttgacaagttgtgcgcgtctgcgctcactaagcgggacagcctgtcggccctggcattttcacttcttgggacctgctggatgtcgacattGCCGAGGTcaggaatgagtgcttgcaccttccggacgtaattctgcatggtcgggttccgggcttcgaactccccacggacctgcccgaccaccagctgggagtcggtgaagaccttcaggcgccggatgccgagctccttggtgagtttgagtcccgtgactagggcctcatactccgcctcgttgttggtcattggaaatccgaacctcaaggcatactcggctatcactccatcagggctggtgaggaccagcccggcccctccaccttcggggttcgacgacccatcggtgtgaagcgtccaaatcgggaggtcgaggctaggtgtttccggcgacctaggttccgcctcctgcaccgtgcactcagcgagaaaattcgcgagcgcctgggccttgatagcgggtcggggctggtagcggatgtcgaactcaccaagttctactgcccacttcaccagccgtcctgcattctcaggattgctgaggatctgccgcagcggttgatcggtcaagagggtgacagaatgggcttggaaataggggcgaagcctcctggtcgcggtcagcagcgcgaaggcgatcttttcagccttcgtataccgcgtctcggcatcccgtaagacccggctgatgtagtacacaggcttctggaactttgcctcttcccgaaccagtaccgcactgactgcggttggggagaccgccagataaaggtagagcatctccccttcttgcggcttggacagcaggggaggagacgccaagtattccttgagctggtcgaatgctgcttgacattcggccgtccagaggaagtctttcgggtgtttcaacaccttgaagaaaggttggcagcgttcggccgactttgccacaaatcgtccgagcgcggcgaccctcccagcgagctcctgaacctccttcactttggtcggaggggacatatcttggatggccttgattttgtcagggttggcttcgatcccccgctggttgacaatgaaaccgaggaacctcccggccgaagcgccaaaggcgcacttcgctgggttcagcttcatgcgaaacttccgcagggtggcaaaagtctcctccagatccgcgatgtgctggtctgcatggcggctcttcaccagcatatcgtccacgtacacctccatgttccggtcgatttgctctttgaagattttgttgacgaggcgctggtaagtggcgccagcattcttcagaccgaagggcattaccttgtaacagtacagcccccggtctgttataaaggcagttttctcctcgtcctgtggagccatcattatctggttgtagcggaagaaggcgtccatgaaagacagcagctgatatccgaaagtcgcgtcgaccagttggtctatccgtggaagcggaaagctatccttggggcatgccttgttcaggtcggtgtagtcgacgcacatcctccactttccgctcgccttccggacaagtacgacatttgccagccattcggagtagctgacctcccttatgaatcctgcctccaagagcttgtctacctcctggtcgaccactcggatccgatccggggcacagtgtctcttcttctgctttactggtcggtgggttgggtcgacgttgagggcatgagaaatgacctccgggtcgatcccaggtacatcggccgccgaccaggcaaatacatcggcgttggctcggaggaattccaccaaccgagcccgagctcccgggtcgagattggtgccgacccggaccgtccggtccgggcgaccttcctcgaggggaacttcgatcacaccttcggccggctccccgtgccgcaaggccaccttgTCTCTGGCGTCGaaggactcgacgcttaaggcttctacgggcttcttccctttgagagttgctaggaaacattgccttgcggtcggttggtcacctcggacctctccaatcccggccgccgtggggaaccgcatgagcaagtggtacgttgagaccaccgcgcgaagggcgttcagtccgggtcgtccgaggatagcgttgtaggccgagggaacacggacgaccaagaacccgagccgcaccgtggcttctgcgggtgcaacgcccgcagtcacaggcagctcaacgacaccttcggccgagacagcgtctccagtgaatcctatgaggggggtggatgttttgtgcaacaattgtctggacaagctcatcttttggaaggcctcgtaaaacaaaatatcagctgagcttccactatccacaagaacacgccttacatcatagtttgccatagtgagggagatcaccatggcgtcgtcgtggggggtctgaaccccctttacatcttcatcacaaaaagtgattacattaccgaccctctgcctctttgcgacggctgcccttgatgcttcagtcgagccccccgcgttcctctcgggccgggggcagcccccagtgatagtatggatcacgcccgcgacgggtcgattctgctcccgaggctccggaggggccgggtcggccggacgcgagtctgcggggggacgtcggtcgttcacatatcgaccgagacgccctcggcggatgagagcctcgatttcgtcccgaagctggaagcagtcttcggtgtcgtggccgtggtcccggtggtactcacagtacgcccgagagggcctcctcccagggatcttcttcatctgtctcgggaccgggaggtcctcccgccccttgatttccatgaggatctgggcccggggagtcaggagaggagtgtaccggttgaaacgtcagggcggagaacgagggcgtagggcaccgtggttcctcgccggcgacgggcttctgcgccgacgttgaggcgtcgggctcctcccctggcgtgcctcttttcgccttttcttcccgagctttggagggatctcggcggcctccttgctccggtgggcggccgcctcctcggcgtccgcatactggttcgcccgggacaacagctccgggaagctccgcggcaggcgtttgtccagggagaaggtgagtctgccctttcggaagccacgcttcagggctgaaagagccacctcctggctcaggttccggacttccaacgtagccttgttgaagcgggtaagataatcccgcaagctttctccctcgttttgccggacatcaaagagggagtcggagaccagtcgccgccggctactgacggcgaaatgggtgatgaagaggcgggtaaattgatcgaaggactggatcgagttagcctccaagccggcgaaccacgcccttgccgggccacggagggtcgccgggaaagccttgcagaggagaggacctgatgctccgtggaggagcataagggtcctgaaactctcgacgtgatcccgcgggtccgccgccccgtcatagggctcgatcgccggcattttaaaccccggcggattcggggtccgcaggatcctcgaggcaagcgccggttgggaggagatctccaagtcggcgaagggatctttagagtggcccttcaggacctggagttgtcggtggagatcgtccacccgccggtccagggagcgcgaccgatgggtgggagacaaggagcaccgagagggggaccgactggagcgcgggttccttgaggactggggggtctgggaacgcgcccgggcccgcctctcgtaccccgcgcagctccgatgggacggtcccggcagaatggaccgtgctcgagaatcttcctcgcgccggcgctcctccccatgggagaggaaggagcgcgggttaaggaggacaggtgagcgctcagggagaaGCGGCTcttgggcccgctgcggcgcccgagacatcacaccctgcaggttctgcaccgcctccgcgagggtgcgaacctgctgggctaactggtcgaactgagcggcttcgaccatctgaatggggggtggaacggtggagtgttgctgagaatgtgttggagacgcagcggcctcccggccggaggcgcgagaggccccgcgaccggaggcattggaagctccacgaccacctcgccgtgccattacgatcgctcggaggttcgggcccttcctctagcgccaactgttgctggtggtccaaaccgagaacgattggcacagcggtgtgaacgggattccgtctgagctgccttggttgatgttgattgtgctccaccttccaccggaaaacctgcaagcaagcctcgcaccaccactggggtagtgggggccctccgacgatcaagtcagaggagattggaggagaaggagagataattgcaggtagtaggagaatgctctggaagttcttgcttaccttcccccttctcccccccgcagcatatataccaggctggggggtccttcgggggggttggtcatcgtgtggcacgatggagttgccactgacatggccgttacagggcgtcgtggggcagcgctgggtacggctgtgacagggtgtagtggagctccgccttgtacggctgttacaggagatcgtggagcagcgccggatacgaccgttgcagggacagagggtcgtggcgtgcttcaggggaacagcctgtcgttgtcgagaggttgccgactcgggatcggattgctggatcaaggggcagccgactcggggtcgggctgcgaagccgaagatatccgactcggggtcggattgctggatcaaggggcagccgactcggggtcgggctgcgaagccgaagatatccgactcggggtcgggttactggatcaaggggcagccgactcggggtcgggctgcgaagccgaagatatccgactcggggtcgggttactggatcaaggggcagctgtagtcttcttgggcgcgcgtgtcggtcacgtggggcatggtggctgagttcccccgtaacaccaCCAATCATTGATATTGCTCACAATCACCAGCAAAGTTTGAAGATAAtccaatattttcttatttttccaagGGCGTGAAGGATATAGGATGAAAGGATAACCGAAACCTAACTGATACAAGATTAAAGGATAATAGGAAATCCTAAAGTAAGCCGATGATATTATCTTTATCACCAATGTAGAGAGGAATCTTGCCAATCATTGCCACTCATCGCTGAAAGAAAAAACCACCACTCGCTCTTGCGGCCATCGCCGGTTTCTAGTTGTTGATCGGAAAGGAGACGGGATTTGGATGGGATTGGGAAATAAAAACTCTACCCAAAAAGTGGCAAAAATGAGGGAGAAAATCTTGTATACATCAGCCACTTTTGTCACATCAGCAATGGATAACATGTGCTATCATGTGACTATCTTCCTCACGGCCATCTAATAGAAGTTAAGCTAGGGTATCAATTATAAAGTTTTGAAAGTTCAATGGCCTAATTGCACAAACttgaagataaaataaaaaaccGTACAACTTAGAATTTTTGGCATGATTAATCCAATaaaattatagtataatataaatttaatcAGCATTGAGACTATTAATATCcaatatatgatacatttgatacTAGAATAATGCTTGTCATAATAGATAGAATCAAGCCACATCTTATAACAGACAACTCATATAATCTTAAATTTATCCTTTTTTTGGCAGTAGAATCAATTGAGTTATACGATGGATTTCGATTGCCACAAAAATAATTTGAGACTCCTTTCTATTTGTAGCAGAGCTCTTTGCTTCATTAGATGCAGATTACAATTGTAAATTTGGTAAAAGTTTGTTGCAAAAGATTTCTTCCAATTAACTAGCAAGGTATTTGCGTCTATGCACGATGCTTCATAATTTATCCTCCTCCTTTGTATTTTTTATGTGAGTGCCACGTACAGAAgaatatgtatttttttattttttgttgaaaTAGATAGTTTATATAGATTTAGTACAGATACATCTAAAAAAAAGTCGAAATATAATGTATTTCAGAGTGTACTAGGCAGCTCCCTCTTTTCAAGCCAAAGAATGTCAATGGAGTAATTGGCCACGTATGAGATTTTTCAGTCTGTAGCCCTATAGATATACATAGCTCAAAAGACTATCTCACTGTATGACCCGGATGTCTCGAATAAGGGTGGCACTGACCCATGCCGCCAAATAATCCGCTGAACCCATCTGGATCTTCCTCGAGCAGTACCGCAGTGGCATGCAGCACTCGCAAGCGTTGCCTAGCCCGGCCCAGTGTACCCTTTGTTCCCGTTTCAACGGCAAGCTAACGCAAAGCGATCGAGCGATCCGATCGTCCTCGCGATTCCGTGTCTACCTTCTTCGTCTCTCCGTTTGTGTTTGTGTCGGTGGTTCCCATGGGATCGAAGTGGGCTCTGATCCGGCCCTTCttcctcatcctcctcttccACTCCGTGGCCATCTATCTCTTCACCCGCGGCTTCCTCCTCACCCGCACCGAGCTCTCCGCGTACAGCCGCTGCTCCGACCTCTCCCACTCCCCTTGCTCTGCACTTCACAACTCCTCCTCCCACGACGACCGCCGCTGCTGGACGAAGCCCGCCGTCGATCGCCTCGTCATCATCATCCTCGACGCCCTCAGGTGAACCTGCCCCttccttccctccctccctcctttcgTCTCCAAAAAAAAGCTGCCCTAGCCCCTTCTTAGATTCCGCAATCTCGATTCAGACTTCCGACTGTTAAAGGCTTGGAATACATAGGGGACGGATGAATTCCCACCGCCGTTTTCCAAAAATTACTTGGCCTCTGGTTGGATTTTTACTCAAATCCAATTATGTGGGAATAAGCGCCTCCTTTACTTGCtttcttgtttatttttttgggtttcttttgtatcaagaagaCCTAGAAGACGGATACGATAAGAATTCATGTGGAGTTATGCTCCGTTTTCTAAGAAAAGTTTGGCCCTGGATTGGATTCAAATCCCAAACCCCAAATTGATGGGCAAAGGCATcgtcttcattttttttccttttcatgtTTATTTTCATGGGGGGCTTTTCTCCAAGTTCTCAGACAAGTTGGTTATCGTGTTGCAGGTTTGATTTTCTTGCGCCCAGTTCATTCTTTGCAGGTCAGCATTCCCTCCATCTACtacatttattcttttttttctttttgtgatgGGAGAGACCAAAACTCAGCAGCATCATGCATGTGAATAAAATTAGGTGATAGGTTGATCATTACTAGAACATTTGTATAGGATTGGAGATGATGCAGGCTTTTTGTTCCAGAGGCAAAGCCGTGGATGGACAAGTTACGGGTGCTGCAGAAGCTTGCCTCTGGAGAAGGATCATCTGCTAGGATTTTTAAGGCCATCGCAGACCCACCAACAACTAGCCTGCAGCGGTTGAAGGTCAACCTTTTTCCCTCTAAGATGtggtttattatgattttctttctttctttctttcttttaaatcgAGTTGATTTCAAACATTGAATGGCTGGTAAACCGTATCACTATCGTCATTTTATTCATGAATAATCTAGCTCTTTTTCCCTTCCTCCCCACTAGATAAATCTTTAAGGGTCATCATCTTAGTAATCTCGGGGATACCAAACaccttctttttcattgtagatGATGATCATTTGAAGATTTTAAAAACAATATACATTATATTTTTAGATATGCATGATTCAACGTGTTCCAATTCTTCTGCTTTCTTATCTAGGTACAGAGATGGATGTATGTTGATATGAAGAATCATTACATATGTTCAAGTCCGTGTTTTAGTTATGATTCAGTTTTCATGCTTCTTTCATGTTTCGAGTTTGTTGTCTTGAAGAACCATTACATATGTTCAAGTATTCATTTAACATGTAATCAACTAATGCCTATAAATAACCTCAATTTTGTTGCAATTCTCTAGGGTCTAACAACGGGTGGACTTCCTACATTTATTGATGTTGGTAATAGTTTTGGAGCTCCAGCAATTGTTGAAGATAATTTAATATGTCAGGTTTGTTCTAATAATATGTCGCTAtagttcatgtctttggatTGGACAGAAAGGAATCGAGGCAGTATAATTTAATGTTCAATATAGAGTTGATTTTCCTGCTCATCTATTATTTCTTTCAATCTTATGGATGCTTCTCTTTATGTTGCTTATTTAAAAACAGTTGAATAAAAATGGAAAGAGAGTGCTGATGATGGGGGACGATACGTGGTTGCAATTATTTCCTGGTCAATTTAACAAGTCATATCCTTACCCTTCTTTTGATGTTAAAGATCTTGATACAGTATGTTTTCTTCAAATATAGGTTCTTTATTGCTTTAAATTATTATctttaaaaaagaagaatttaacatgcatgcatgtatgtttaTTTACTTATTCATATTTACTAGTGACTTTATCTTTTCTGCATATGTTATGTGTGAATTCCATGTGGCAGGTAGATAATGGTGTCATGGAACATTTGCTGCCATCACTATATAAAGATGACTGGGATGTTCTTATTGCACATTTTCTTGGTGTGGTAAGTCTGGGTATCTCTTTTCAAGTTAGTTTTTTTCCAAGTACACAATACTGCTCACATTTCTATAAGCATGTCAGCAGCTATGCTTCTATTACCCAtattacacacacatatacactcTTCTAGTTTTTGCACTATGGTATACTTGAATAAGTTCAATGAGTTTTGATGTGGTATATGTTCGTCATCCTGACCTCGACAATTGGCCGAAGCGATGATCTCGATATTAACCAAGCCGTTAGTCTTAGCAACAAATCGAGCCACCGGCCACGATAGTCAACTAAAATGTTAACTTCAGTATTGGCTGTGGTGTCGACTTGAACCATCAAGCCAATTAGAGCGAGTTGGGCGACCAGCGGAAATAAGCCAAATGTCTCTAATTCAAGTGCATTTAAAGCAATTAATTGCCATTAAAGGCACAATCACAGTCCTACCAATTGAGGGGCGGTTACAGCTCATCCCAAGCGGATCGACCATTATCGCATGATCAATGCGGTTAAGATTTGCCACGTGCACAATGTGGGGACCATTACTGAGTAGTTAAGGCTCACTTCCGCCTTACTCGGTAACGGATATCAACCATGGTATGCCGGCCGGTACGGGACGTACCGTACCGTATCAGTTTGGTATCAGTACTGGTATGGGTCACGTACCGAGTGTACGCTCAAAAAATttcataccgtaccatactgaCACTGTGCTAGTATGGCACTGGTATGGGGTCCGATACCGAGATGGCGAATCTTATTATCAACCTCTTTCTATATAAGGGGCTATAGGGAGCCCTCTAGATATGCTTTCTTAAGCTCTCGCACTCTCTCACACTTTGCAACTCTCAAATTTCTTCCGTTCCTTCTGATTTTGGCTGACTTAAACATCGGAGGGTCCTCCGCCGAACAAACTTTGGCTCGTGGACTTTCGTTTTTGTTTTTAGGTCGGATAGTTCATGCTAGACGACCTTTTCCATCCATGTTTAAGTTCAGTTGTTAACACCCTCCCTAGCCTAATTGTTCAGCTCGAAGCCCCAACAATTGACCTCACTGCTTCACTTCGGATTTTGTCCGACTTGGCGGTTCGGTTCAGATCTTAGTGGCAATAGAATTGGCGCTAAAAGGTGAGCCTTTGATCCTATTAGAGAAATTTGAGGAAGTTTGCCATGACAAAGTCACGGAGAGCTCAAGAAGCACCAATTACTAGTCAGCAGGAGGCGTAGTCAGATGCCTCTCATTGAAGCCTGCAGAGAGCATAGCTTCCCCAAAGCTCTTAGCTAGGAGTTGTCAATTTCGAGTGGTTCAatttgcttgtccagcaagtCTAAGCACTTACTGCGGCCATTGACAACTTGTAGCAAGCGACAACTAACCTGTAGTAGGCCAATGAGCCGAGCCGTCATGAAGCCCCAGCATAGCCAAGTCATCATTCCCATCCCCAAAGTCTTGAAAGGGTGCGACAAAGTCACCACTCTTGTTCGTGGAGCTCGGGACGAGATAGGAGATGCCGATCTCTAAGCCTGCATTCCAAGGACTCCACTCCAGGCCGCTCCTCCCCTCATCTATCAAAAAGGGTCTTCTGGAGGGGGGCTGACCTCGACCAAAAGATCGAGGAAATGAACAACCATAATGAAGCTTTAAGGGGCAAAACCCTGAACTTGATTATCTAGAGTTCACCACCGAGCCCCCCTTCTCAAAGAAGATAATGGAGGAGCCTCTTCCATCTCAGTTCAAAATGCCCTAGTTGGAAACCTACAATGGCACCTCGGACCCTCTAGACCATCTAGAGATCTTCAAGGCTCTTTTGATGTTTTAGAGGGCCACTGACATAGTATTATGCCGAGCTTTCCCTGCAACGCTTTAGAGAGTAGCTTGACTTTGGTATACTGGTCTCCA
This window contains:
- the LOC103723285 gene encoding GPI ethanolamine phosphate transferase 3-like isoform X2, coding for MGSKWALIRPFFLILLFHSVAIYLFTRGFLLTRTELSAYSRCSDLSHSPCSALHNSSSHDDRRCWTKPAVDRLVIIILDALRFDFLAPSSFFAEAKPWMDKLRVLQKLASGEGSSARIFKAIADPPTTSLQRLKGLTTGGLPTFIDVGNSFGAPAIVEDNLICQVDNGVMEHLLPSLYKDDWDVLIAHFLGVDHAGHIFGVDSTPMIQKLEQYNSILEKVVDVLKSQSGPGGPHENTFLVVMGDHGQTLNGDHGGGTPEEVETSLFAMSLRSPPASILSILDLNSCKLDLDGEKICIGTIQQLDFAATMAALLGIPTPFGSIGHVNPELYALSASTWDGQKMGTNNCKSWSNLEAWMQNYANTLCINCWQVMFMPTCLC
- the LOC103723285 gene encoding GPI ethanolamine phosphate transferase 3-like isoform X1; amino-acid sequence: MGSKWALIRPFFLILLFHSVAIYLFTRGFLLTRTELSAYSRCSDLSHSPCSALHNSSSHDDRRCWTKPAVDRLVIIILDALRFDFLAPSSFFAEAKPWMDKLRVLQKLASGEGSSARIFKAIADPPTTSLQRLKGLTTGGLPTFIDVGNSFGAPAIVEDNLICQLNKNGKRVLMMGDDTWLQLFPGQFNKSYPYPSFDVKDLDTVDNGVMEHLLPSLYKDDWDVLIAHFLGVDHAGHIFGVDSTPMIQKLEQYNSILEKVVDVLKSQSGPGGPHENTFLVVMGDHGQTLNGDHGGGTPEEVETSLFAMSLRSPPASILSILDLNSCKLDLDGEKICIGTIQQLDFAATMAALLGIPTPFGSIGHVNPELYALSASTWDGQKMGTNNCKSWSNLEAWMQNYANTLCINCWQVMFMPTCLC